Proteins encoded in a region of the Ruegeria sp. AD91A genome:
- a CDS encoding cytochrome c3 family protein, protein MRFALILACLAIAGEIQAQTPEYVGSDQCTDCHQQEAEAWAGSHHALAWTDTTDGALAADFDGTRFDHDGMAVQFKREAGRFSASVTEKDGVTTEYDVHSVVGIEPLQQYLFETEPGRLQSFDVVWDTEQKRWYHLYPDQDLPPDDGLHWTGPYKSWNARCAECHATGFEKNYDPQTRTYTSQQVEIGVGCEACHGPGSAHIDWVQEQGSSDGLGDAGFLMSWGKGRAEEEIQQCAGCHSRREAHGNGNPVPGTPYHDAYNLAVLRPGSYHPDGQILDEVYVYGSFLQSKMYAQGVGCMNCHEPHSAELKAEGNGVCTQCHSPAGNPEFPTLDPKEYDTPEHHKHPADSEGAQCKSCHMIERTYMGVDGRRDHSFRIPRPDLGLGVDACTDCHQGEDQAWAADQIKDWFPGSPNRSAHYGTVFKAATEGQLDTPEGLLSVAMDASQPGIVRATAAYLMQPFGSPEMAAVTAPLLQEDDPLIRANAVALQRQASATDQVQRLEPLLSDPLRNVRIAAAKEFLSIPPQALTPQQRALTGKGMSEWQESISNRLDAPETHLVLGGMALTLRNAPAAEQAFREVVTLDPQRAEAWPMLVQLVQINRGPEAARAALQEALDKLPDDPALRQLSQQLSP, encoded by the coding sequence ATGAGATTTGCCCTGATACTGGCCTGCCTTGCAATCGCTGGCGAAATTCAGGCGCAGACGCCAGAGTATGTAGGTTCAGATCAGTGTACCGACTGTCATCAACAAGAAGCCGAAGCCTGGGCTGGGTCACACCATGCGCTGGCGTGGACAGATACCACTGACGGCGCTCTTGCGGCCGATTTTGACGGAACCCGGTTCGATCATGACGGTATGGCCGTCCAGTTCAAACGTGAGGCAGGCAGGTTCTCGGCCAGTGTAACGGAAAAGGACGGTGTGACGACGGAGTATGACGTTCATTCCGTCGTTGGAATCGAACCCTTGCAGCAATACCTTTTTGAGACTGAACCGGGCCGGTTGCAAAGTTTTGACGTGGTTTGGGATACCGAGCAAAAGCGCTGGTATCACCTGTATCCTGATCAGGACCTGCCGCCTGATGACGGGTTGCATTGGACGGGCCCCTACAAGAGCTGGAACGCGCGCTGCGCCGAGTGTCACGCCACGGGATTCGAAAAAAACTACGATCCTCAAACCAGAACCTACACCTCTCAACAGGTCGAGATCGGCGTCGGGTGCGAGGCCTGCCATGGGCCGGGGTCTGCACATATCGATTGGGTCCAAGAACAGGGGTCTTCAGATGGCCTGGGCGATGCCGGCTTTCTGATGAGTTGGGGCAAAGGGCGGGCCGAAGAAGAAATACAGCAATGCGCCGGATGCCATTCCCGGCGCGAGGCGCATGGCAATGGAAACCCGGTTCCGGGAACCCCGTATCATGATGCGTATAATCTGGCTGTGCTGCGCCCCGGTTCGTATCATCCTGACGGGCAGATACTGGATGAGGTTTACGTCTATGGATCGTTCCTGCAATCCAAGATGTACGCGCAGGGCGTGGGATGCATGAACTGTCACGAACCGCACAGCGCAGAGTTGAAGGCCGAAGGAAATGGAGTTTGCACGCAATGCCATTCACCCGCCGGAAACCCGGAGTTCCCGACCCTTGACCCCAAGGAGTACGACACCCCCGAGCATCACAAACATCCGGCAGACAGCGAAGGGGCGCAGTGCAAAAGCTGCCATATGATCGAGCGAACCTACATGGGTGTCGACGGTCGACGCGATCACAGCTTTCGCATACCGCGACCGGATCTGGGGCTGGGCGTTGATGCCTGCACAGACTGCCATCAGGGCGAAGATCAAGCTTGGGCTGCCGACCAGATAAAGGATTGGTTCCCAGGCTCGCCAAATCGGAGCGCGCATTACGGGACGGTTTTCAAGGCTGCGACCGAAGGGCAGCTCGACACGCCCGAGGGTTTGCTTTCCGTTGCGATGGATGCGTCGCAGCCGGGGATTGTGAGAGCGACCGCCGCATATCTTATGCAGCCGTTTGGATCGCCTGAGATGGCCGCTGTCACGGCGCCACTTTTGCAAGAAGATGACCCGTTGATACGAGCGAATGCAGTGGCGCTACAGCGTCAGGCCAGCGCGACAGATCAGGTGCAAAGACTTGAGCCCTTATTGTCTGACCCTCTGCGAAACGTGCGCATCGCTGCCGCCAAAGAGTTCCTGAGTATTCCTCCGCAGGCTTTGACACCTCAGCAACGGGCTTTGACCGGGAAGGGCATGTCAGAATGGCAGGAGTCGATCTCGAATAGGCTGGATGCCCCGGAAACCCACCTTGTACTGGGGGGCATGGCGTTGACGCTTCGCAACGCTCCTGCGGCGGAACAGGCCTTTCGCGAAGTTGTGACGCTGGACCCGCAGCGGGCCGAAGCGTGGCCCATGCTCGTGCAATTGGTGCAGATCAATCGCGGTCCGGAAGCTGCGCGTGCCGCCTTGCAAGAGGCATTGGACAAGTTGCCCGATGATCCGGCACTGCGGCAATTGTCGCAACAACTCAGCCCCTGA
- a CDS encoding RlmE family RNA methyltransferase produces MAKTPSGKNNSGRGQRDLKVKVKTARGRKLSSTRWLERQLNDPYVKRAQADGYRGRAAYKILELDDKFRFLVPGARVVDLGCAPGGWCQVAVKRVNALGEKSGKRVGSVLGIDLQEVEPVAGAEIHVLDFMEDDADQKVKDWLDGKADVVMSDMAAASSGHKQTDHLRIMALCEAAAYFAFDVLEEGGTFVAKVLAGGAEGDLQKLLKQKFQKVANVKPPASRSDSSEKFVVATGFRGDS; encoded by the coding sequence ATGGCGAAGACACCAAGTGGAAAAAACAACTCAGGCCGCGGGCAGCGCGACCTGAAGGTGAAGGTCAAAACAGCACGTGGGCGAAAGCTCAGCTCGACCCGTTGGCTCGAACGGCAGTTGAACGATCCTTATGTAAAACGCGCTCAGGCCGATGGATATCGTGGGCGAGCGGCATATAAAATTCTGGAACTGGACGACAAATTCCGCTTTCTGGTGCCCGGCGCGCGCGTGGTGGATTTGGGTTGCGCGCCTGGTGGCTGGTGTCAGGTCGCCGTCAAGCGGGTGAACGCGCTGGGCGAGAAGTCAGGCAAACGGGTCGGATCGGTGCTGGGCATTGACCTGCAAGAGGTCGAACCGGTCGCTGGCGCCGAAATCCATGTTCTGGACTTCATGGAAGATGACGCCGACCAGAAGGTCAAAGACTGGCTGGACGGCAAGGCAGACGTAGTGATGTCGGACATGGCTGCGGCATCATCTGGTCACAAACAGACCGATCACCTGCGAATCATGGCGCTGTGTGAAGCGGCAGCTTATTTCGCGTTTGACGTTCTGGAAGAAGGCGGAACCTTCGTAGCCAAGGTTCTCGCCGGTGGTGCCGAAGGCGATCTGCAAAAACTGCTAAAGCAGAAGTTTCAGAAAGTTGCCAACGTCAAACCGCCTGCGTCACGCTCGGACAGTTCGGAAAAATTCGTTGTTGCAACAGGGTTTCGCGGCGATTCTTAA